Proteins from a genomic interval of Rosa chinensis cultivar Old Blush chromosome 2, RchiOBHm-V2, whole genome shotgun sequence:
- the LOC112184818 gene encoding probable serine/threonine-protein kinase DDB_G0277165, whose product MEKLEKKRKRIQEEEPDSGNVGRTKRWVRQRFLGAGQFGTVFLASPAKPGSKLPPVMAVKSAMLSESADLVKESRLLKKFKNCPFILDTYGSDVTKDVEGEEWFNVFLEYAQRGTIEDWIQKLKNFGLHELHVRRYTQSLLKGLKYIHGKGFVHCDIKPANVLLVRDGPDDTGFGSYVAKIGDLGLAKRADKYNVMKRSDYINGTELYMSPEVSLHNIQEPPADIWALGCTVLQMLTGMEFWDVNTDLRDDWGVPIEIPIIPERLSNEAKDFLGKCFILDPLERYTAEMLLKHPFMCKSLRIWTVSSRELVTRSRVCQGPAAIPLMGARAVPSASFDLFYLSLGCFKVPEIDDARGRRCHYKKSSKSPGDAGSFLSYLEDPRGRITVGLPADLCDEFLDVAESTALEILSHFTRAISNVYHDQYLRRPTPTDLQRLLDVADKRGFPGMVGSLDCSLNDINVLGMSPLFNEICTSEAPRVSYHVGAREYGQCYYLVDGIYPKWGSFVKAIRNPITPEQAHFTKMQESYRKDVERAFGILQAGFAIVRGPAHGWDREDLQYIMMTCIILHNMIVDDEREEDEDSSIDLDDIPTRPRKAQI is encoded by the exons ATGGAAAAGctcgagaagaagaggaaaagaatTCAGGAGGAAGAGCCGGATTCTGGCAACGTCGGTCGGACCAAACGGTGGGTTCGACAAAGGTTCCTCGGCGCAGGACAATTCGGTACGGTTTTCTTGGCTAGTCCGGCCAAACCAGGTTCCAAACTGCCGCCGGTTATGGCCGTGAAGTCGGCGATGCTCTCGGAATCTGCCGACTTGGTTAAAGAAAGTCGACTTctcaagaaattcaagaacTGCCCTTTTATCCTTGACACTTACGGCAGCGATGTGACTAAAGATGTTGAAGGTGAGGAGTGGTTCAACGTTTTCTTGGAGTATGCTCAAAGAGGAACCATAGAGGATTGGATTCAGAAACTCAAGAATTTCGGGTTGCATGAGCTGCACGTAAGGAGGTATACACAGTCACTATTGAAGGGGCTCAAGTACATTCATGGAAAGGGTTTTGTGCACTGTGACATTAAGCCTGCCAATGTATTGCTAGTGCGTGACGGTCCTGATGATACCGGGTTTGGATCTTACGTGGCGAAAATTGGGGATTTAGGGCTGGCAAAGAGGGCTGACAAGTACAATGTGATGAAGCGTTCTGATTATATAAATGGCACTGAGTTGTATATGTCTCCAGAAGTATCGCTTCACAACATTCAGGAGCCGCCAGCCGACATCTGGGCATTAGGCTGCACTGTTCTGCAGATGTTAACCGGGATGGAGTTTTGGGATGTGAACACTGACTTAAGAGATGACTGGGGGGTTCCGATTGAGATTCCGATTATCCCTGAAAGGCTGAGCAACGAGGCTAAGGATTTCTTGGGGAAGTGCTTCATATTGGACCCTTTGGAGAGATACACGGCTGAGATGCTTTTGAAGCACCCTTTTATGTGCAAAAGCTTGCGAATATGGACAGTCTCATCTCGTGAATTGGTTACAAGAAGCCGAGTTTGCCAAGGACCAGCTGCAATTCCTCTAATGGGTGCG AGAGCTGTACCTAGTGCCAGTTTTGATCTCTTTTATCTTTCTCTTGGTTGTTTTAAG GTTCCGGAAATTGATGatgcaagaggaagaagatgccaTTACAAGAAATCGTCAAAGAGCCCTGGTGATGCAGGCAGCTTCCTCTCATATCTTGAGGATCCAAGAGGAAGAATCACAGTGGG GCTTCCGGCAGACCTGTGTGATGAGTTTCTAGACGTAGCTGAATCTACAGCTTTGGAGATCTTGTCGCACTTTACTAGAGCAATCTCGAATGTGTACCACGATCAATACCTTCGTCGACCAACTCCGACAGATTTGCAACGGTTGCTCGATGTTGCCGACAAAAGGGGGTTCCCCGGAATGGTGGGAAGTCTCGATT GTTCCCTTAATGATATTAATGTACTTGGAATGTCTCCATTATTCAATGAAATATGCACAAGTGAGGCTCCTCGAGTTTCGTACCATGTAGGTGCTAGAGAATATGGCCAATGCTACTACCTAGTCGATGGGATCTATCCTAAATGGGGATCTTTTGTGAAAGCAATTAGAAATCCAATTACGCCTGAGcaagctcattttacaaagatgCAGGAGTCATATAGAAAAGACGTGGAGAGGGCTTTTGGCATTCTCCAAGCTGGTTTTGCAATAGTAAGAGGACCTGCCCATGGATGGGATAGAGAGGATCTCCAATACATCATGATGACTTGCATTATTTTGCACAACATGATTGTCGATGATGAgcgtgaagaagatgaagattcgTCTATTGACCTCGATGATATCCCCACCAGACCAAGGAAAGCACAAATATGA